One segment of Pseudomonas asgharzadehiana DNA contains the following:
- a CDS encoding AMP-binding protein — MNAISLEHTERVWLNAYLPGVPADIDAAIEDYPSLREVFLEHLEKFRERVAYVSIGTEMTYADWQVHGIAFAAWLQGQGVKPGDRVALMMPNCLQYPICLLGTILAGAVVVNVNPLYTAHELKHLLKDSGAETVVIFENFAHTLGKVIVGSSVKRVVVAAIGDLLGAFKGAAMNFILRRVQKQVPAFNLPGSVRFNHTLKQGRALNHLPVSLALDDLAFLQYTGGTTGDAKGVMLSHRNIIANLLQAKAWVGDQLDQGKQETNVTLLPLYHIFSLTVNCLMFMCLGGRNILIANPRDVKRVQMILRKERFNGIAGVNTLFNGLLENKAFCARDFSDLRMVIAGGMATHTAVAKRWKEVTGLPIIEGYGLTECSPVVSISPIDISRMREMDFTGSIGVPLPSTWVRFMREDGELADIGEQGELQVRGPQVMQGYWQRPEATAEVLDAEGWLSTGDIGVMDARGYIRLVDRKKDMILVSGFNVYPNEIEDVVALHPGVGEVAAIGVEDGVTGEKVKIIVVRKDPNLTQEQILAHCREYLTGYKVPKYVEFRTTELPKTTVGKVLRRALR; from the coding sequence ATGAACGCTATCAGCCTGGAACACACCGAACGGGTCTGGTTGAACGCTTACCTGCCCGGCGTCCCGGCAGACATCGATGCGGCTATCGAGGATTACCCCTCGTTGCGCGAAGTGTTCCTGGAACACCTGGAGAAATTCCGCGAGCGCGTGGCCTACGTCAGTATCGGCACCGAAATGACCTACGCCGATTGGCAGGTCCATGGCATCGCGTTCGCTGCCTGGCTGCAGGGCCAGGGCGTCAAGCCGGGTGACCGCGTGGCGCTGATGATGCCCAACTGCCTGCAATACCCGATCTGCCTGTTGGGCACGATCCTGGCCGGCGCGGTGGTGGTTAACGTCAACCCGCTGTACACCGCCCATGAGCTCAAGCACCTGCTCAAGGACAGCGGCGCCGAAACCGTCGTGATCTTCGAAAACTTCGCCCATACCCTGGGAAAAGTCATCGTCGGCAGCAGCGTCAAGCGCGTGGTGGTGGCGGCCATCGGCGATTTGCTCGGCGCCTTCAAGGGCGCGGCGATGAACTTCATCCTGCGCCGGGTGCAAAAGCAGGTGCCGGCGTTCAATCTGCCGGGTTCAGTGCGCTTCAACCACACCTTGAAGCAGGGGCGGGCGCTCAATCACCTGCCGGTGAGCCTGGCTCTTGATGACCTGGCCTTCCTGCAGTACACCGGCGGCACCACGGGCGACGCCAAGGGCGTGATGCTCAGCCACCGCAATATCATCGCCAACCTGCTGCAAGCCAAGGCCTGGGTCGGCGATCAACTGGACCAGGGCAAGCAGGAAACCAACGTCACTTTGCTGCCGCTGTACCACATCTTTTCGCTGACAGTGAATTGCCTGATGTTCATGTGCCTGGGCGGGCGCAACATCCTGATCGCCAACCCCCGGGACGTGAAACGGGTGCAGATGATCCTGCGCAAGGAGCGCTTCAACGGCATTGCCGGGGTCAATACCTTGTTCAACGGTTTGCTTGAGAACAAAGCGTTCTGTGCGCGGGATTTTTCCGACCTGCGCATGGTGATCGCCGGCGGCATGGCCACCCACACAGCGGTGGCCAAGCGCTGGAAGGAGGTCACCGGGCTGCCGATCATCGAAGGCTATGGCCTCACTGAGTGCTCGCCGGTGGTGAGCATCAGCCCTATCGATATCTCACGCATGCGCGAGATGGACTTCACCGGCAGCATCGGCGTGCCGCTGCCGTCGACCTGGGTGCGGTTTATGCGTGAAGACGGCGAGCTGGCCGACATTGGCGAGCAGGGCGAACTGCAAGTGCGCGGCCCGCAGGTGATGCAAGGCTACTGGCAACGCCCGGAGGCCACCGCCGAAGTGTTGGATGCCGAGGGGTGGTTGTCGACCGGCGACATTGGCGTGATGGACGCGCGTGGGTACATCCGCCTGGTGGACCGCAAGAAAGACATGATCCTGGTCTCGGGCTTCAACGTGTACCCCAATGAAATCGAAGACGTGGTGGCGTTGCACCCCGGTGTAGGCGAAGTGGCGGCGATTGGGGTGGAGGATGGCGTGACGGGGGAGAAGGTGAAGATCATCGTGGTGCGCAAAGACCCGAACCTGACCCAGGAGCAGATCCTCGCCCACTGCCGGGAATACCTCACCGGCTACAAGGTGCCCAAGTATGTGGAGTTTCGCACCACAGAATTGCCCAAGACCACCGTGGGCAAAGTACTGCGCCGAGCCTTGCGCTGA
- a CDS encoding Gfo/Idh/MocA family protein, with protein MRELGIGLIGTGFMGRAHALAFNNARAVFELPVHLKLAALADADTERAQRCATAWGFARAHGDWQALIDDPKVDVVAITTPNHLHYPMAMAAIAAGKAVYCEKPLAVSLEQADAMRRAATAAGVVTRVGYNYQHNPMITLARQLIADGELGDIISFQGEFSEDFMADPASPWSWRCEVAHAGGALADLGSHLLSMARYLVGDVVSVCADTHTVHAQRPATKGSHDLKAIAVDDQVHALLRFANGARGTVSSSWLKHGYKNHLSFEISGTKGTLAFDQECLNELRLYRLGQDGFQRVLAGPALPGYAAFSPAAGHQLGYNELKTLEVQELIMALAGQGADGTDFEAAWEVERLATAIRVAAQEERWVKVNSV; from the coding sequence ATGCGTGAACTCGGAATCGGCTTGATCGGCACAGGCTTCATGGGCCGAGCCCATGCCTTGGCATTCAACAACGCGCGGGCGGTCTTTGAACTGCCGGTACACCTCAAACTGGCCGCGCTTGCCGATGCCGACACCGAACGCGCCCAACGCTGCGCCACCGCCTGGGGCTTTGCCCGGGCCCATGGCGACTGGCAAGCGCTGATCGACGACCCCAAGGTCGATGTGGTGGCCATCACCACGCCCAATCACCTGCACTACCCCATGGCCATGGCCGCGATAGCTGCCGGCAAAGCGGTGTATTGCGAAAAACCCCTGGCCGTGAGCCTCGAACAGGCCGACGCCATGCGCCGCGCCGCGACCGCCGCCGGCGTGGTGACACGGGTGGGTTACAACTACCAGCACAACCCCATGATCACGTTGGCGCGGCAGCTGATTGCCGATGGCGAGCTGGGCGACATCATCAGCTTCCAGGGCGAGTTCAGCGAAGACTTTATGGCCGACCCGGCCTCACCCTGGTCATGGCGCTGTGAAGTGGCGCACGCCGGCGGTGCGTTGGCGGACCTGGGCAGCCACTTGCTGTCGATGGCGCGTTATCTGGTGGGCGACGTGGTCAGCGTGTGCGCCGATACCCACACCGTGCACGCCCAGCGCCCGGCCACAAAAGGCAGCCACGACCTCAAGGCCATTGCCGTGGACGACCAAGTGCATGCGCTGCTGCGTTTCGCCAACGGCGCGCGCGGCACCGTGAGCAGCAGTTGGCTCAAGCACGGCTACAAAAACCACCTGAGTTTTGAGATCAGCGGGACCAAAGGCACGTTGGCCTTCGATCAGGAATGCTTGAATGAACTGCGCCTGTACCGTCTCGGCCAGGACGGTTTCCAGCGCGTGCTGGCCGGCCCCGCCCTGCCCGGTTACGCCGCGTTCAGCCCAGCGGCGGGGCATCAGTTGGGCTACAACGAACTCAAGACACTGGAGGTGCAGGAACTGATCATGGCGCTGGCGGGCCAAGGCGCGGATGGCACTGACTTTGAGGCGGCATGGGAAGTGGAGCGGCTGGCGACGGCCATTCGCGTGGCGGCCCAGGAAGAACGCTGGGTCAAGGTGAACTCGGTCTGA
- a CDS encoding WD40/YVTN/BNR-like repeat-containing protein, with translation MGWVVCRPRAARKVALLVTALSLFGAVALPTAVHAAGDTPAGAVFAIESPKAAKGLMIDVVQAGKRLVAVGDRGHILYSDDQGATWAQAKVPTRQLLTAVFFVDDQHGWAVGHDAQVLASTDGGATWTQQYQDLKREAPLLDVWFNDANHGLAVGAYGALIETTDGGKTWADVSDRLDNEDQYHLNAIASIKDAGLFIVGEQGSMFRSSDDGQTWEKLEGPYEGSLFGVIGTAQAQTLLAYGLRGNLYRSTDFGGTWEQVPLNAARGALEFGLSGATLLDDGSIVVVGNGGSVVVSHDDGQTFSVFNRPDRISLSAVTAAGNGNLILVGQGGVRVATPAGAEPTKQ, from the coding sequence ATGGGTTGGGTTGTTTGCCGCCCACGCGCCGCACGCAAGGTCGCGTTGCTGGTCACAGCGCTCTCGCTGTTTGGAGCCGTCGCGTTGCCGACCGCCGTCCACGCCGCCGGCGATACCCCGGCCGGCGCAGTGTTTGCGATTGAATCCCCCAAGGCCGCCAAAGGCCTGATGATCGACGTGGTGCAGGCCGGCAAGCGCCTGGTGGCGGTCGGTGATCGCGGGCATATCCTCTATTCCGATGACCAGGGCGCCACGTGGGCCCAGGCCAAAGTGCCGACCCGGCAGTTGCTCACCGCTGTGTTTTTTGTCGATGACCAACACGGCTGGGCCGTGGGCCACGATGCGCAAGTCCTCGCCAGCACTGACGGCGGCGCCACCTGGACCCAGCAATACCAGGACCTCAAGCGCGAAGCGCCGTTGCTCGATGTGTGGTTCAACGACGCCAATCACGGCCTGGCCGTAGGCGCCTACGGTGCGCTGATCGAAACCACCGACGGCGGCAAGACCTGGGCCGACGTCAGCGACCGCCTCGACAACGAAGACCAATATCACCTCAACGCCATCGCCTCCATCAAGGACGCCGGCCTGTTTATCGTCGGCGAGCAGGGCAGCATGTTCCGCTCCAGCGACGACGGCCAGACCTGGGAAAAGCTCGAAGGCCCCTACGAGGGCTCGTTGTTTGGCGTCATCGGCACCGCGCAAGCGCAGACACTGTTGGCCTATGGCCTGCGTGGCAACCTGTACCGGTCCACCGATTTCGGCGGCACCTGGGAGCAGGTCCCATTGAACGCCGCGCGCGGTGCCCTGGAGTTCGGCCTGTCGGGCGCGACCTTGCTGGACGATGGCTCCATCGTGGTGGTCGGCAACGGCGGCAGCGTGGTGGTCAGCCACGATGACGGCCAAACGTTCAGCGTGTTCAATCGCCCGGACCGTATTTCACTGTCGGCGGTCACGGCAGCCGGCAACGGCAACTTGATTCTGGTCGGGCAGGGTGGCGTTCGTGTGGCCACGCCAGCCGGCGCTGAACCGACAAAACAATAA
- a CDS encoding efflux RND transporter permease subunit, whose translation MSSHHNDKATFLERLIFNNRPAVIAICVLVSVFLFWQATLIRPSTSFEKMIPLKHPFIEKMMEHRNDLANLGNTVRISVEAKDGDIFTKDYMETLRQINDEVFYISGVDRSGLKSLWSPSVRWTEVTEEGFAGGEVIPQSYNGSPQSLDQLRNNVLKSGQVGRLVANDFKSSIVDIPLLEAYPDPQDQGKLLALDYRKFSHELEDKIRDKFEAQNPNVKIHIVGFAKKVGDLIDGLVMVVLFFGIAFVITLVLLLWFTNCLRSTVAVLSTTLVAVVWQLGLMHFFGFGLDPYSMLVPFLIFAIGISHGVQKINGIALQSSEADNALTAARRTFRQLFLPGMIAILADAVGFITLLIIDIGVIRELAIGASIGVAVIVFTNLILLPVAISYAGISHRAIARSKKDAHRDHPFWRLLSRFASAKVAPVSILLALVAFGGGLWYSQNLKIGDLDQGAPELRPDSRYNKDNNFIISNYSTSSDVLVVMVKTKAEGCSRYEAMAPIDQLMWKMQNTEGVQSAISLVTVSKQMIKGMNEGNLKWETLSRNPDVLNNSIARADGLYNNNCSLAPVLVFLNDHKTETLDRAVHAVQAFARENNKDGLEFILAAGNAGIEAATNEVIKESELTILILVYLCVATMCMITFRSWAATLCIVLPLVLTSVLGNALMAFMGIGVKVATLPVVALGVGIGVDYGIYIYSRLESFLRAGLPLQEAYYQTLKSTGKAVLFTGLCLAIGVCTWIFSAIKFQADMGLMLTFMLLWNMFGALWLLPALARFLIKPEKLAGQKGNSLFAH comes from the coding sequence ATGAGCAGTCATCACAACGATAAAGCGACCTTTCTTGAGCGCCTGATCTTCAACAACCGCCCGGCAGTCATCGCGATCTGCGTGCTGGTGAGCGTGTTCCTGTTCTGGCAGGCAACCCTGATTCGCCCCTCCACCAGCTTTGAAAAGATGATCCCCCTCAAGCACCCCTTCATCGAAAAGATGATGGAACACCGCAACGACCTGGCCAACCTGGGCAACACGGTGCGCATTTCGGTGGAGGCCAAGGACGGCGACATCTTTACCAAGGACTACATGGAGACCCTGCGCCAGATCAACGACGAGGTGTTCTACATCTCCGGCGTCGACCGCTCGGGCCTCAAGTCGCTGTGGAGCCCCAGCGTACGCTGGACCGAAGTGACCGAAGAAGGTTTTGCCGGCGGCGAAGTCATCCCGCAAAGCTACAACGGCTCGCCGCAAAGCCTCGACCAACTGCGCAACAACGTACTCAAGTCCGGCCAGGTCGGGCGCCTGGTGGCCAACGATTTCAAGTCGAGCATCGTCGACATTCCGCTGCTGGAGGCCTACCCGGACCCGCAGGACCAGGGCAAGTTGCTGGCCCTGGACTACCGCAAGTTCTCCCATGAGCTCGAAGACAAGATCCGCGACAAGTTCGAAGCGCAGAACCCCAACGTCAAGATCCACATCGTCGGCTTCGCCAAGAAGGTCGGCGACCTGATCGACGGCCTGGTGATGGTGGTGTTGTTCTTCGGCATCGCGTTTGTCATCACCCTGGTGCTGTTGCTGTGGTTTACCAACTGCCTGCGCAGCACCGTCGCGGTGTTGAGCACAACGCTGGTGGCGGTGGTCTGGCAACTCGGGCTGATGCATTTCTTCGGCTTCGGGCTCGACCCGTACTCGATGCTGGTGCCGTTTTTGATCTTCGCCATTGGTATTTCCCACGGCGTGCAGAAGATCAACGGCATCGCCCTGCAATCGAGCGAGGCAGACAACGCACTCACCGCCGCACGGCGCACCTTCCGGCAACTGTTCCTGCCGGGGATGATCGCGATCCTGGCGGATGCGGTGGGCTTCATTACCCTGCTGATCATCGACATCGGCGTGATCCGCGAACTGGCCATCGGCGCGTCCATCGGCGTGGCGGTGATCGTGTTTACCAACCTGATCCTGCTGCCGGTGGCGATTTCCTATGCCGGCATCAGCCACCGCGCCATTGCCAGGAGCAAAAAGGACGCGCACCGTGACCATCCGTTCTGGCGCCTGCTGTCCAGGTTCGCCAGCGCCAAAGTGGCACCGGTTTCGATCCTGCTGGCGCTGGTCGCCTTTGGCGGCGGCCTCTGGTACAGCCAGAACCTGAAGATCGGCGACCTCGACCAAGGCGCACCGGAACTGCGCCCGGACTCGCGTTACAACAAAGACAACAACTTCATCATCAGCAACTACTCCACCAGCTCCGACGTGCTGGTGGTGATGGTCAAGACCAAGGCCGAAGGCTGCTCGCGCTATGAAGCCATGGCGCCCATCGACCAGTTGATGTGGAAGATGCAGAACACCGAGGGCGTGCAGTCGGCGATCTCGCTGGTGACGGTGTCCAAGCAGATGATCAAGGGCATGAACGAAGGCAACCTGAAATGGGAAACCCTGTCGCGCAACCCGGATGTGTTGAACAACTCCATCGCGCGTGCCGATGGCCTGTACAACAACAATTGCTCGCTGGCGCCGGTGCTGGTGTTCCTCAACGACCACAAGACCGAAACCCTCGACCGCGCGGTGCATGCGGTGCAGGCGTTCGCCAGGGAGAACAACAAGGACGGCCTGGAATTCATCCTCGCCGCCGGTAATGCCGGCATCGAAGCGGCCACCAATGAAGTGATCAAAGAGTCGGAGCTGACCATTCTGATTCTGGTGTATCTGTGCGTGGCGACCATGTGCATGATCACCTTCCGCTCCTGGGCCGCGACCCTGTGCATCGTGCTGCCGTTGGTGCTGACCTCGGTGCTGGGCAACGCGCTGATGGCGTTCATGGGCATCGGCGTCAAGGTCGCGACCTTGCCGGTGGTGGCGTTGGGCGTGGGCATCGGCGTGGACTACGGCATCTACATCTACAGCCGCCTGGAAAGCTTTTTGCGTGCGGGCCTGCCGTTGCAGGAAGCCTATTACCAGACGCTCAAGTCCACCGGTAAAGCCGTGCTGTTCACCGGCCTGTGCCTGGCCATCGGCGTGTGCACCTGGATCTTCTCGGCGATCAAGTTCCAGGCCGACATGGGCCTGATGCTGACCTTCATGCTGTTGTGGAACATGTTCGGGGCGCTGTGGCTGCTGCCGGCACTGGCGCGGTTCCTGATCAAACCCGAGAAACTCGCGGGCCAGAAGGGCAATTCGTTGTTTGCCCACTGA
- a CDS encoding DUF6543 domain-containing protein, whose protein sequence is MTDNPVKSAVEAQFATRPSLRSVVERLLADNLKEKYPPLTLPVTSLRLALPRDGGGRGLTPLLSAALDYLATQRLPDLASHSGLDAYLSDATGTRLTFESNGPRSYDLTVISALIRELPLILAVGFQDALTAYWNQPSDADGSRWQWLAAVLQGRLRTSAIRQTGSDAHALQRLIHLADYPARETRNRHTGPLASLHAYSVETRLAHGDTRVTLQSSDIVLVDGEQVWLCSLQGRIDSFASLDAFGEAWGRRMAQQYVADSLTWHLYEPDGNIFEVQAALILNEHLDNLAAIDLSVVTPLNELEQVFHSLTDPAAQLDPPADTPPQSLATLRTALPGWLQHASAGARFAYRQCLLEQASARRVHAGKTWLDGLHSIRSYATQHLNNQLCLARNAWLTGQRTCESGVSIYQADNLQLSFAVPVGSLGSGYIEPVRMSLVDLALNNLSGKPQGRMTVRSTDGQAIEAWLTPDVVAQLVQRVDVGRNYPNYIRRELLGDTDAAQQRKRLFIAQRPLQLKSQALEHATKREAGLTPKGFEYAAAVVGASHAERYVDDNEIVMRPLAFARKPGATADVVQHMFIIEPRNGLSGPHLLYRPAYAQALMEFSSREQLLAAIVQPGELQDSVLAWLADSARAIYSNGGFTQPHYVRIGGIGAEFDPLPAVPKPAKLADPFDESNDEILQSLTNGQLMEYLFTSEARQLLEQADRESTSNAESRWKLILEGAQLGFNTLLMLVRGPLAAAGWLLQLAQGLAQDLPALASNDPIARELAWVDLLLNTAMVLVHQVTSTSASPRPIIDEHAHQRALARLPLRRTPGEASPALPTVKRGAFGLPAEPPGGGHTLLDFDRSLASDAAAARLLEKLLEVKVAWPTPVPEPVSLGALKGLYKIDGHWHASVGGLLFQVNVVPGFGEVFIVHPQKPAHPGIKLKTDGRGHWTLDRGLKLEGGGPKRIAALREANRRKTQELVDRMQALSLEITPRMHTYLESQARMNSAYKALKKQADTLRLVWTLLQNASEAQQPALQARHLREMQDYAKRRAHYDILLDALQTQFDQSLPSRLELVQVGQSLEKVAGAAGNVQDRAKVLKTIGEQQMALHFYQVEWARNLQMTDRGESMLALSERMVIDNLWGDNTAFEQYVAQSISLADAIERMAESTRKIETTLDQLEQDSAAGRAMRQQLLAQITNPQEFFPDSLKLRALIPLIKASVEIGRMLPAQEAFYVERLKPGALIQALFSHIEVRSSADYPLEDQRGVYETVLDNYREYESAIQALKLINPNRLKPASARLLEGLHYARTLAQNELEAVVRKQEQLEVQLPLSKTLRPKAATKRVFKTAGKQYLIGELQPADAQVKVERYTISDALSGTTVTTFEQRPDGWTDVREPQPTAAPPVAPARELATLKTLGQALINGRAAIERVIAAQQQALESPSTRQTVNPGDWDALLNSQAAQLTALADEVAREHLDKPTANDLIDDFKANARDMQRMAQRVCSAAYKRQWPTQESLDYLWRQGEIDINLTSPADPQRPTLSGDFFTEYAVYDKTPKPPTVLWYAHFHYATADAAPADYTRAHLKLAEQRKYTQKDLLKAHVQAALPGTEPVRQILYVLITPPVDQLFLAIAPRSGPR, encoded by the coding sequence GTGACTGACAACCCTGTGAAATCCGCCGTTGAAGCCCAATTTGCCACGCGCCCCAGCTTACGCTCGGTGGTCGAGCGCCTGCTGGCCGACAACCTCAAGGAGAAATACCCACCGTTGACGTTGCCCGTCACGTCGCTGCGCCTGGCGCTGCCCCGTGACGGCGGCGGGCGTGGCCTGACACCGCTGCTCAGCGCCGCGCTGGACTACCTCGCCACGCAACGCCTGCCTGACCTGGCGTCACACAGCGGCCTCGATGCCTACCTGAGTGACGCCACCGGCACCCGCCTCACCTTCGAGTCCAACGGGCCACGCAGCTACGACCTGACGGTGATCAGCGCGCTCATCCGCGAACTGCCGCTGATCCTGGCGGTGGGTTTTCAAGACGCCTTGACCGCCTACTGGAACCAACCCAGCGACGCAGACGGCAGCCGCTGGCAGTGGTTGGCCGCTGTGTTGCAGGGCCGGCTGCGCACCTCGGCGATCCGCCAAACAGGCAGCGATGCCCACGCACTGCAACGCCTTATACACCTGGCCGACTACCCCGCGCGGGAAACCCGCAACCGGCACACCGGCCCGCTGGCTTCGCTGCATGCCTACAGCGTGGAGACCCGGCTGGCGCATGGCGACACCCGCGTGACGCTGCAATCGAGCGATATTGTGCTGGTCGACGGCGAGCAGGTGTGGCTGTGCAGCCTGCAAGGCCGGATCGACAGCTTCGCCAGCCTGGACGCCTTCGGCGAAGCCTGGGGCCGGCGCATGGCGCAGCAGTACGTCGCCGACAGCCTGACCTGGCACCTGTACGAGCCCGACGGCAATATTTTTGAAGTGCAGGCCGCGCTGATCCTCAACGAACACCTGGACAACCTCGCGGCCATCGACTTGAGCGTCGTCACGCCCCTTAACGAGCTTGAGCAGGTGTTCCATAGCCTCACCGACCCCGCCGCACAACTTGACCCTCCAGCCGACACGCCGCCCCAGTCCCTGGCAACCCTGCGTACCGCCCTGCCCGGCTGGTTGCAGCACGCATCGGCCGGCGCGCGCTTTGCCTACCGCCAATGCCTGCTTGAACAAGCCAGCGCCCGGCGCGTGCATGCGGGTAAAACCTGGCTGGACGGCCTGCACAGTATCCGCAGCTATGCCACGCAACATCTGAACAACCAGCTGTGCCTGGCGCGCAATGCCTGGCTGACGGGCCAGCGCACCTGCGAATCCGGCGTCTCGATTTACCAGGCCGACAACCTGCAACTGAGCTTCGCCGTGCCGGTAGGTAGCCTCGGCAGCGGCTACATCGAGCCCGTGCGCATGAGCCTGGTGGACCTGGCCTTGAACAACCTGTCGGGCAAGCCCCAAGGCCGCATGACCGTGCGCAGTACCGACGGCCAGGCGATTGAAGCGTGGTTGACGCCGGACGTGGTGGCGCAACTGGTGCAACGGGTCGACGTCGGCCGCAATTACCCCAACTATATTCGCCGCGAACTGCTGGGCGACACCGACGCGGCACAGCAGCGTAAACGCCTGTTCATCGCCCAGCGCCCGCTTCAACTGAAAAGCCAGGCGCTGGAACACGCGACAAAGCGCGAAGCGGGTTTGACCCCCAAAGGCTTCGAGTATGCCGCCGCCGTGGTCGGCGCCAGCCACGCCGAGCGATATGTCGATGACAACGAGATCGTCATGCGCCCGCTGGCCTTTGCGCGTAAACCCGGCGCCACGGCGGACGTGGTGCAACACATGTTCATCATCGAGCCCCGTAACGGGCTGTCCGGGCCGCACCTGCTGTATCGCCCGGCCTATGCCCAAGCGTTGATGGAGTTCAGCAGCCGCGAGCAGTTGCTGGCGGCCATCGTGCAACCGGGCGAGTTGCAGGACAGTGTGCTGGCCTGGCTGGCCGACAGCGCACGCGCCATTTACAGCAACGGCGGCTTCACGCAACCGCATTACGTGCGCATCGGCGGCATCGGCGCGGAATTCGACCCGCTGCCCGCCGTGCCGAAACCGGCAAAACTGGCCGACCCCTTCGATGAAAGCAACGACGAAATCCTGCAGTCGCTGACCAATGGCCAATTGATGGAATACCTGTTTACTAGCGAGGCGCGCCAATTGCTGGAGCAGGCTGACCGCGAGTCGACCTCCAATGCCGAAAGCCGCTGGAAGCTGATCCTGGAAGGCGCGCAGTTGGGCTTCAACACCTTGTTGATGTTGGTACGCGGGCCCTTGGCGGCAGCGGGCTGGCTGTTGCAACTGGCGCAGGGCCTGGCCCAGGATCTGCCGGCCTTGGCCAGCAATGACCCGATCGCCCGGGAACTGGCCTGGGTCGACTTGCTGCTGAACACCGCAATGGTGCTGGTCCATCAGGTCACCTCCACCTCTGCATCGCCGCGCCCGATCATCGATGAGCACGCTCACCAACGGGCCCTTGCCCGGCTGCCGTTGAGACGCACGCCAGGCGAAGCCTCCCCAGCCCTGCCGACGGTCAAACGCGGGGCCTTCGGCCTGCCCGCCGAACCACCGGGCGGCGGTCATACGCTGCTCGATTTTGACCGTTCGCTGGCCAGCGATGCAGCAGCGGCGCGCTTGTTGGAAAAGCTGCTTGAAGTCAAGGTCGCCTGGCCCACACCTGTGCCGGAGCCCGTCAGCCTGGGCGCGCTCAAGGGCCTGTACAAAATTGACGGGCATTGGCATGCCTCGGTGGGCGGCCTGCTCTTTCAGGTCAACGTGGTTCCGGGGTTTGGCGAGGTGTTCATCGTTCATCCGCAAAAACCCGCGCATCCAGGGATCAAACTCAAGACCGACGGGCGCGGCCACTGGACCTTGGATCGCGGCCTCAAACTCGAAGGCGGCGGGCCGAAACGCATCGCCGCCCTACGCGAGGCAAACCGGCGCAAGACCCAGGAACTGGTGGATCGCATGCAAGCGTTGAGCCTTGAAATAACGCCCAGGATGCACACCTACCTCGAGTCCCAGGCGCGCATGAACAGCGCCTATAAGGCCCTGAAAAAACAAGCCGACACACTGCGCCTGGTGTGGACGCTGCTGCAAAACGCCAGCGAGGCACAGCAGCCGGCCTTGCAGGCGCGACACCTGCGCGAGATGCAGGACTACGCCAAGCGCCGGGCCCACTACGACATTCTGCTCGACGCCCTGCAAACCCAATTCGACCAATCACTGCCCTCACGCCTGGAACTGGTTCAGGTCGGCCAATCCCTGGAAAAAGTCGCAGGCGCCGCCGGCAACGTGCAAGACCGGGCCAAAGTGCTGAAGACCATCGGCGAACAACAGATGGCCCTGCACTTCTATCAGGTCGAGTGGGCGCGCAACCTGCAAATGACCGATCGCGGCGAATCCATGCTGGCCCTGAGCGAACGCATGGTGATCGACAACCTGTGGGGCGATAACACCGCGTTTGAGCAATACGTGGCTCAATCGATCAGCCTGGCGGACGCCATCGAGCGTATGGCCGAGTCCACGCGCAAGATAGAAACCACCCTGGATCAACTGGAGCAGGACTCAGCCGCGGGTCGCGCCATGCGTCAGCAACTGCTCGCACAAATCACCAACCCTCAGGAGTTTTTCCCTGACAGCTTGAAGCTGCGGGCGTTGATCCCCCTCATCAAGGCCAGCGTTGAGATCGGCAGAATGCTGCCGGCGCAGGAGGCCTTTTATGTCGAGCGCCTGAAGCCCGGTGCCTTGATCCAGGCGCTGTTTTCACACATCGAAGTGCGCAGCAGCGCGGACTACCCACTGGAAGACCAGCGCGGCGTGTACGAGACCGTCCTCGACAACTACCGCGAATACGAAAGTGCGATCCAGGCGCTTAAACTCATCAACCCCAACCGCCTCAAACCCGCCAGCGCGCGGTTGCTTGAAGGTCTTCACTACGCACGCACCTTGGCGCAAAACGAGCTGGAAGCGGTGGTGCGCAAACAGGAACAGCTGGAGGTGCAACTGCCGCTGTCCAAAACCCTGCGGCCCAAGGCAGCCACCAAGCGCGTGTTCAAAACCGCCGGCAAGCAATACCTCATCGGCGAACTCCAGCCGGCCGATGCTCAGGTCAAAGTCGAACGCTACACCATCAGCGATGCACTCTCCGGCACCACCGTCACCACGTTCGAACAGCGCCCGGACGGCTGGACCGACGTGCGCGAACCGCAACCTACCGCCGCGCCGCCGGTTGCACCGGCCCGCGAGTTGGCCACGCTCAAAACCCTCGGACAGGCGTTGATCAACGGGCGCGCCGCGATCGAACGCGTCATTGCGGCCCAACAACAAGCCCTCGAATCACCGAGTACCCGGCAAACCGTCAACCCCGGCGACTGGGATGCCCTGCTCAATAGCCAGGCCGCCCAACTCACGGCGCTCGCCGATGAAGTGGCGCGCGAGCATCTGGACAAACCCACGGCCAACGACCTGATCGATGACTTCAAGGCCAATGCCAGGGACATGCAGCGCATGGCGCAACGGGTATGCAGCGCGGCCTACAAACGGCAATGGCCGACGCAGGAGAGCCTGGATTATTTATGGCGCCAGGGTGAGATCGACATCAACCTGACAAGCCCGGCCGACCCGCAACGGCCCACCCTCAGTGGAGATTTTTTCACCGAGTACGCGGTGTATGACAAAACCCCCAAACCGCCGACGGTGCTGTGGTATGCGCATTTCCACTACGCCACCGCCGACGCGGCGCCGGCGGACTACACGCGGGCGCATCTGAAACTGGCCGAGCAGCGCAAATACACGCAGAAGGATCTGCTCAAAGCTCACGTACAGGCGGCGTTGCCGGGCACCGAGCCGGTGCGCCAGATTCTTTACGTGCTGATCACGCCCCCCGTGGACCAGTTGTTCCTGGCGATTGCGCCACGCAGCGGCCCGCGCTGA